From Mus musculus strain C57BL/6J chromosome 8, GRCm38.p6 C57BL/6J, a single genomic window includes:
- the Carmil2 gene encoding capping protein, Arp2/3 and myosin-I linker protein 2, with protein sequence MAQTPDDISCELRGEITRFLWPKEAELLLKTWLPQEGAEQSHILALLRWRAYLLHTCLPLRVDCTFSYLEVQAMALQETPPRVTFELESLPELVLEFPCVAALEQLAQHVAAAIKKVFPRSTLGKLFRKPTPSSLLARLERSHPLESTIPSSPCGGFLETYEALCDYNGFPFREEIQWDVDTIYHRQGCRHFCLGDFSHFGSRDLALSVAALSYNLWFRRLSCEDMKLSLEVSEQILHMTSQSSYLEELVLEACGLRGDFVRRLAQALAGHFNSGLRELSLSGNLLDDRGMAALSRHLEHCPGALRRLSLAQTGLTPRGMRALGRALATNATFDSTLTHLDLSGNPGALGPSQDSGGLYTFLSRPNVLAYLNLAGTDATLGTLFTALAGGCCSSLTHLEASRNIFSRMKSQAAPAALQRFLGGTRMLRHLGLAGCKLPPEALRALLEGLALNTQIHDLHLDLSACELRSVGAQVIQDLVCDAGALSSLDLSDNGFGSDMVTLVLAIGRSRSLKHVALGRNFNVRCKETLDDVLHRIAQLMQDDDCPLQSLSVAESRLKQGASILIRALGTNPKLTALDISGNAIGDAGAKMLAKALRVNTRLRSVIWDRNNTSALGLLDVAQALEQNHSLKSMPLPLNDVTQAHRSRPELTTRAVHQIQACLWRNNQVDSTSDLKPCLQPLGLISDHSEQEVNELCQSVQEHMELLGCGAGPQGEVAVHQAEDAIQNANFSLSILPILYEAGRSPSHHWQLQQKLESLLGQVGEICRQDIQDFTQTTLDTTRSLCPQMLQTPGWRKQLEGVLVGSGGLPELLPEHLLQDAFSRLRDMRLSITGTLAESIVAQALAGLHAARDRLVERLTQQAPVTMAPAVPPLGGNELSPLETGGLEELFFPTEKEEEREKDESSSWKWLEPSNCFHLVSSLHGAAEEAERDPELAAPGEDAEPQAGPSARGSPSPAAPGPPAGPLPRMDLPPAGQPLRHPTRARPRPRRQHHHRPPPGGPQVPPALLQEGNGLTARVDEGVEEFFSKRLIQQDHFWAPEEDPATEGGATPVPRTLRKKLGTLFAFKKPRSTRGPRPDLETSPGAAARARKSTLGDLLRPPARPGRGEEPGGAEGGTSSPDPARRNRPRYTRESKAYSMILLPAEEEAAVGTRPDKRRPLERGDTELAPSFEQRVQVMLQRIGVSRASGGAESKRKQSKDGEIKKAGSDGDIMDSSTETPPISIKSRTHSVSADPSCRPGPGGQGPESATWKTLGQQLNAELRGRGWGQQDGPGPPSPCPSPSPRRTSPAPDILSLPEDPCLGPRNEDGQLRPRPLSAGRRAVSVHEDQLQAPAERPLRLQRSPVLKRRPKLEAPPSPSLGSGLGSKPLPPYPTEPSSPERSPPSPATDQRGGGPNP encoded by the exons GAAGCTATTCCGGAAGCCCACACCCTCGTCTCTGCTGGCTCGACTGGAGAGAAGCCATCCCTTAGAGTCCACCATACCCAGCAGTCCGTGCG GTGGCTTCTTGGAAACATACGAAGCTCTGTGCGATTACAATGGCTTCCCATTCCGAGAGGAGATTCAGTGG GATGTGGACACTATCTACCATCGCCAGGGCTGCCGCCACTTCTGCCTTGGAGATTTCAGCCACTTTGGCAGCCG AGACCTGGCTTTGAGTGTAGCTGCCTTATCTTATAACCTGTGGTTCCGGCGCCTCTCCTGCGAGGACATGAAGCTG AGCCTGGAGGTCTCAGAACAGATTCTGCACATGACGAGTCAATCTTCCTATTTGGAGGAGCTGGTGTTGGAGGCTTGTGGTCTGCGAGG AGACTTCGTTAGGCGACTAGCCCAGGCCCTGGCAGGACATTTTAATTCTGGACTTCGGGAGCTCAGCCTGTCTGGGAACTTGCTGGATGACAGAG GTATGGCTGCACTCAGCAGACACCTAGAGCATTGTCCAGGAGCCTTGAGGAGACTCAGCCTAGCACAGACAGGCTTGACACCTCGAG GAATGAGAGCTCTAGGCAGGGCACTGGCAACGAATGCCACCTTTGACTCTACCCTGACCCACCTGGATCTTTCTGGGAACCCTGGGGCACTGGGACCCTCACAGGATAGTGGG GGCCTGTATACTTTCCTGAGCCGTCCTAACGTCCTGGCGTATTTGAATCTTGCAGGCACTGACGCCACGCTAGGCACG CTCTTCACGGCCTTAGCTGGTGGCTGCTGCTCCAGCCTCACCCATCTGGAAGCTTCAAGGAATATCTTCTCTCGCAT GAAGTCCCAAGCGGCACCAGCCGCGCTGCAACGCTTCCTTGGCGGTACCAGGATGCTACGGCACCTGGGCCTGGCGGGCTGCAAGCTGCCACCTGAAGCGCTCAG GGCCCTTCTAGAAGGTCTTGCACTCAACACTCAGATCCATGATCTGCACCTAGACCTCAGCGCGTGTGAG CTCCGCTCCGTGGGTGCCCAGGTGATACAAGACTTGGTTTGTGATGCGGGTGCCTTGAGTTCCTTGGATCTGTCGGATAATG GCTTTGGCTCCGACATGGTGACACTGGTGCTTGCCATCGGGAGGAGCCGGTCTCTGAAACACGTGGCCCTTGGAAGGAACTTCAACGTTCGGTGCAA GGAGACCCTGGACGATGTCCTGCATCGGATAGCCCAGCTAATGCAGGATGACGACTGT CCTTTGCAGTCACTATCCGTGGCTGAGTCGCGGTTGAAGCAGGGTGCCAGCATCCTGATCCGGGCTTTGGGCACCAATCCTAAACTGACAGCGCTGGATATCAGTGGCAATGCCATAGGGGATGCTGGGGCCAAGATGCTAGCCAAGGCTCTACGCGTCAACACCAGGCTACG GTCTGTGATCTGGGACCGGAACAACACATCTGCTCTGGGCCTGCTGGATGTGGCGCAAGCCCTGGAACAGAACCACAGCCTCAAGTCCATGCCGCTGCCACTGAATGACGTAACCCAGGCTCATCGCAGCCGGCCAGAACTCACAACTCGAGCGGTCCATCAG ATCCAAGCCTGTCTCTGGAGGAACAACCAAGTAGACTCTACTTCGGACCTCAAGCCCTGCCTTCAGCCCTTAGGTCTGATTTCAGACCACTCAGAGCAG GAGGTGAACGAGCTATGCCAGTCAGTACAGGAGCATATGGAGCTGCTGGGCTGTGGGGCTGGGCCCCAGGGTGAGGTTGCCGTGCACCAGGCTGAGGACGCCATCCAGAATGCCAACTTCTCTCTCAGT ATCCTCCCCATTCTCTATGAGGCTGGGAGATCCCCAAGCCACCACTGGCAGCTGCAGCAGAAGCTAGAGAGCCTCCTGGGTCAGGTGGGCGAGATCTGCCGCCAGGACATCCAG GACTTCACTCAGACCACCCTGGATACCACAAGGAGCCTCTGCCCACAGATGTTGCAGACACCTGGCTGGAGGAAGCAGCTAGAGGGAGTTCTGGTGGGCTCCGGGGGCCTCCCAGAGCTGCTTCCGGAACATCTGCTGCAAGATGCCTTCTCTAGGCTGAG GGACATGCGCCTGTCAATCACTGGGACCCTAGCAGAGAGCATTGTGGCTCAGGCTCTTGCAGGTCTTCATGCAGCCCGAGATCGACTG GTGGAGAGGCTAACTCAGCAGGCACCAGTGACCATGGCCCCTGCTGTACCACCACTGGGTGGAAATGAGCTCAGCCCCCTTGAGACTGGGGGATTGGAAGAGCTTTTCTTTCCCacggagaaggaagaggagagagaaaag GATGAGAGTTCTTCATGGAAATGGCTTGAGCCTAGTAACTGTTTTCACCTGGTCTCCTCCCTTCATG GTGCTGCTGAGGAAGCGGAACGGGACCCCGAGCTGGCAGCTCCGGGGGAAGATGCAGAGCCGCAGGCTGGGCCGTCTGCACGCGGCTCTCCAAGCCCCGCCGCCCCGGGGCCACCCGCCGGCCCTCTGCCTCGCATGGACCTGCCACCCGCCGGGCAACCCCTACGCCACCCAACCCGAGCCCGACCGAGACCACGTCGCCagcaccaccaccgcccgccGCCGGGGGGCCCCCAG GTGCCCCCAGCCCTGCTTCAAGAAGGAAATGGGCTCACTGCTCGCGTGGATGAGGGTGTGGAGGAGTTCTTCTCCAAAAGGCTGATCCAGCAGGATCACTT CTGGGCCCCAGAGGAGGATCCAGCCACTGAGGGTGGTGCCACTCCTGTCCCCCGCACACTTCGAAAGAAGCTGGGTACGCTCTTTGCCTTTAAGAAACCTCGTTCAACAAGGGGTCCGCGACCTGACCTGGAGACCAGCCCTGGAGCAGCAGCTCGAGCCAGAAAATCCACACTTGGGGATCTCCTGCGACCACCGGCCCGTCCAGGCCGTGGTGAGGAACCTGGAGGGGCGGAAGGCGGCACCAGCAGCCCTGACCCTGCTCGCAGAAATCGGCCTCGGTACACGCGGGAAAGCAAGGCCTACTCCATGATCCTGCTACCTGCTGAGGAGGAAGCAGCCGTGGGTACCAGACCTGATAAG AGGCGGCCTCTGGAACGGGGAGACACAGAACTGGCTCCATCTTTTGAGCAGCGGGTACAAGTGATGCTACAGAGGATCGGCGTGAGCCGGGCCAGTGGGGGTGCCGAGAGCAAGAGGAAGCAA AGTAAAGACGGCGAGATCAAGAAGGCAGGCTCTGATG GTGACATTATGGACAGTTCCACAGAGACCCCTCCCATCTCAATCAAGTCCCGTACCCACTCTGTGTCTGCTG ATCCCTCATGCAGACCTGGGCCAGGAGGCCAGGGGCCTGAGTCTGCCACCTGGAAGACATTGGGACAGCAGCTGAATGCAGAGCTCAGAGGCCGTGGTTGGGGCCAACAGGATGGTCCAGGGCCCCCCTCCCCATGTCCCAGCCCAAGTCCCCGAAGAACCAGCCCCGCCCCAGACATCCTGAGTCTCCCAGAGGACCCCTGCTTGGGCCCTAGGAATGAAG ATGGCCAGCTGAGGCCGAGGCCTCTTTCGGCAGGCCGGCGAGCAGTGTCTGTGCATGAGGACCAGCTCCAGGCCCCCGCGG AACGGCCCCTCCGGCTGCAGCGCTCCCCTGTCCTCAAGCGTAGGCCGAAGCTCGAGGCACCCCCATCCCCAAGCTTAG GCTCTGGCCTTGGATCCAAGCCTCTTCCTCCGTACCCCACAGAACCCTCCAGCCCTGAGCGgagccctccctccccagccacAGACCAAAGAGGCGGCGGCCCCAACCCCTGA
- the Carmil2 gene encoding capping protein, Arp2/3 and myosin-I linker protein 2 isoform X3 encodes MAQTPDDISCELRGEITRFLWPKEAELLLKTWLPQEGAEQSHILALLRWRAYLLHTCLPLRVDCTFSYLEVQAMALQETPPRVTFELESLPELVLEFPCVAALEQLAQHVAAAIKKEAIPEAHTLVSAGSTGEKPSLRVHHTQQSVRWLLGNIRSSVRLQWLPIPRGDSDVDTIYHRQGCRHFCLGDFSHFGSRDLALSVAALSYNLWFRRLSCEDMKLSLEVSEQILHMTSQSSYLEELVLEACGLRGDFVRRLAQALAGHFNSGLRELSLSGNLLDDRGMAALSRHLEHCPGALRRLSLAQTGLTPRGMRALGRALATNATFDSTLTHLDLSGNPGALGPSQDSGGLYTFLSRPNVLAYLNLAGTDATLGTLFTALAGGCCSSLTHLEASRNIFSRMKSQAAPAALQRFLGGTRMLRHLGLAGCKLPPEALRALLEGLALNTQIHDLHLDLSACELRSVGAQVIQDLVCDAGALSSLDLSDNGFGSDMVTLVLAIGRSRSLKHVALGRNFNVRCKETLDDVLHRIAQLMQDDDCPLQSLSVAESRLKQGASILIRALGTNPKLTALDISGNAIGDAGAKMLAKALRVNTRLRSVIWDRNNTSALGLLDVAQALEQNHSLKSMPLPLNDVTQAHRSRPELTTRAVHQIQACLWRNNQVDSTSDLKPCLQPLGLISDHSEQEVNELCQSVQEHMELLGCGAGPQGEVAVHQAEDAIQNANFSLSILPILYEAGRSPSHHWQLQQKLESLLGQVGEICRQDIQDFTQTTLDTTRSLCPQMLQTPGWRKQLEGVLVGSGGLPELLPEHLLQDAFSRLRDMRLSITGTLAESIVAQALAGLHAARDRLVERLTQQAPVTMAPAVPPLGGNELSPLETGGLEELFFPTEKEEEREKDESSSWKWLEPSNCFHLVSSLHGAAEEAERDPELAAPGEDAEPQAGPSARGSPSPAAPGPPAGPLPRMDLPPAGQPLRHPTRARPRPRRQHHHRPPPGGPQVPPALLQEGNGLTARVDEGVEEFFSKRLIQQDHFWAPEEDPATEGGATPVPRTLRKKLGTLFAFKKPRSTRGPRPDLETSPGAAARARKSTLGDLLRPPARPGRGEEPGGAEGGTSSPDPARRNRPRYTRESKAYSMILLPAEEEAAVGTRPDKRRPLERGDTELAPSFEQRVQVMLQRIGVSRASGGAESKRKQSKDGEIKKAGSDGDIMDSSTETPPISIKSRTHSVSADPSCRPGPGGQGPESATWKTLGQQLNAELRGRGWGQQDGPGPPSPCPSPSPRRTSPAPDILSLPEDPCLGPRNEDGQLRPRPLSAGRRAVSVHEDQLQAPAERPLRLQRSPVLKRRPKLEAPPSPSLGESGHGPAGMLIRLLSTSLALFLSITLHRLWPWIQASSSVPHRTLQP; translated from the exons GAAGCTATTCCGGAAGCCCACACCCTCGTCTCTGCTGGCTCGACTGGAGAGAAGCCATCCCTTAGAGTCCACCATACCCAGCAGTCCGTGCG GTGGCTTCTTGGAAACATACGAAGCTCTGTGCGATTACAATGGCTTCCCATTCCGAGAGGAGATTCA GATGTGGACACTATCTACCATCGCCAGGGCTGCCGCCACTTCTGCCTTGGAGATTTCAGCCACTTTGGCAGCCG AGACCTGGCTTTGAGTGTAGCTGCCTTATCTTATAACCTGTGGTTCCGGCGCCTCTCCTGCGAGGACATGAAGCTG AGCCTGGAGGTCTCAGAACAGATTCTGCACATGACGAGTCAATCTTCCTATTTGGAGGAGCTGGTGTTGGAGGCTTGTGGTCTGCGAGG AGACTTCGTTAGGCGACTAGCCCAGGCCCTGGCAGGACATTTTAATTCTGGACTTCGGGAGCTCAGCCTGTCTGGGAACTTGCTGGATGACAGAG GTATGGCTGCACTCAGCAGACACCTAGAGCATTGTCCAGGAGCCTTGAGGAGACTCAGCCTAGCACAGACAGGCTTGACACCTCGAG GAATGAGAGCTCTAGGCAGGGCACTGGCAACGAATGCCACCTTTGACTCTACCCTGACCCACCTGGATCTTTCTGGGAACCCTGGGGCACTGGGACCCTCACAGGATAGTGGG GGCCTGTATACTTTCCTGAGCCGTCCTAACGTCCTGGCGTATTTGAATCTTGCAGGCACTGACGCCACGCTAGGCACG CTCTTCACGGCCTTAGCTGGTGGCTGCTGCTCCAGCCTCACCCATCTGGAAGCTTCAAGGAATATCTTCTCTCGCAT GAAGTCCCAAGCGGCACCAGCCGCGCTGCAACGCTTCCTTGGCGGTACCAGGATGCTACGGCACCTGGGCCTGGCGGGCTGCAAGCTGCCACCTGAAGCGCTCAG GGCCCTTCTAGAAGGTCTTGCACTCAACACTCAGATCCATGATCTGCACCTAGACCTCAGCGCGTGTGAG CTCCGCTCCGTGGGTGCCCAGGTGATACAAGACTTGGTTTGTGATGCGGGTGCCTTGAGTTCCTTGGATCTGTCGGATAATG GCTTTGGCTCCGACATGGTGACACTGGTGCTTGCCATCGGGAGGAGCCGGTCTCTGAAACACGTGGCCCTTGGAAGGAACTTCAACGTTCGGTGCAA GGAGACCCTGGACGATGTCCTGCATCGGATAGCCCAGCTAATGCAGGATGACGACTGT CCTTTGCAGTCACTATCCGTGGCTGAGTCGCGGTTGAAGCAGGGTGCCAGCATCCTGATCCGGGCTTTGGGCACCAATCCTAAACTGACAGCGCTGGATATCAGTGGCAATGCCATAGGGGATGCTGGGGCCAAGATGCTAGCCAAGGCTCTACGCGTCAACACCAGGCTACG GTCTGTGATCTGGGACCGGAACAACACATCTGCTCTGGGCCTGCTGGATGTGGCGCAAGCCCTGGAACAGAACCACAGCCTCAAGTCCATGCCGCTGCCACTGAATGACGTAACCCAGGCTCATCGCAGCCGGCCAGAACTCACAACTCGAGCGGTCCATCAG ATCCAAGCCTGTCTCTGGAGGAACAACCAAGTAGACTCTACTTCGGACCTCAAGCCCTGCCTTCAGCCCTTAGGTCTGATTTCAGACCACTCAGAGCAG GAGGTGAACGAGCTATGCCAGTCAGTACAGGAGCATATGGAGCTGCTGGGCTGTGGGGCTGGGCCCCAGGGTGAGGTTGCCGTGCACCAGGCTGAGGACGCCATCCAGAATGCCAACTTCTCTCTCAGT ATCCTCCCCATTCTCTATGAGGCTGGGAGATCCCCAAGCCACCACTGGCAGCTGCAGCAGAAGCTAGAGAGCCTCCTGGGTCAGGTGGGCGAGATCTGCCGCCAGGACATCCAG GACTTCACTCAGACCACCCTGGATACCACAAGGAGCCTCTGCCCACAGATGTTGCAGACACCTGGCTGGAGGAAGCAGCTAGAGGGAGTTCTGGTGGGCTCCGGGGGCCTCCCAGAGCTGCTTCCGGAACATCTGCTGCAAGATGCCTTCTCTAGGCTGAG GGACATGCGCCTGTCAATCACTGGGACCCTAGCAGAGAGCATTGTGGCTCAGGCTCTTGCAGGTCTTCATGCAGCCCGAGATCGACTG GTGGAGAGGCTAACTCAGCAGGCACCAGTGACCATGGCCCCTGCTGTACCACCACTGGGTGGAAATGAGCTCAGCCCCCTTGAGACTGGGGGATTGGAAGAGCTTTTCTTTCCCacggagaaggaagaggagagagaaaag GATGAGAGTTCTTCATGGAAATGGCTTGAGCCTAGTAACTGTTTTCACCTGGTCTCCTCCCTTCATG GTGCTGCTGAGGAAGCGGAACGGGACCCCGAGCTGGCAGCTCCGGGGGAAGATGCAGAGCCGCAGGCTGGGCCGTCTGCACGCGGCTCTCCAAGCCCCGCCGCCCCGGGGCCACCCGCCGGCCCTCTGCCTCGCATGGACCTGCCACCCGCCGGGCAACCCCTACGCCACCCAACCCGAGCCCGACCGAGACCACGTCGCCagcaccaccaccgcccgccGCCGGGGGGCCCCCAG GTGCCCCCAGCCCTGCTTCAAGAAGGAAATGGGCTCACTGCTCGCGTGGATGAGGGTGTGGAGGAGTTCTTCTCCAAAAGGCTGATCCAGCAGGATCACTT CTGGGCCCCAGAGGAGGATCCAGCCACTGAGGGTGGTGCCACTCCTGTCCCCCGCACACTTCGAAAGAAGCTGGGTACGCTCTTTGCCTTTAAGAAACCTCGTTCAACAAGGGGTCCGCGACCTGACCTGGAGACCAGCCCTGGAGCAGCAGCTCGAGCCAGAAAATCCACACTTGGGGATCTCCTGCGACCACCGGCCCGTCCAGGCCGTGGTGAGGAACCTGGAGGGGCGGAAGGCGGCACCAGCAGCCCTGACCCTGCTCGCAGAAATCGGCCTCGGTACACGCGGGAAAGCAAGGCCTACTCCATGATCCTGCTACCTGCTGAGGAGGAAGCAGCCGTGGGTACCAGACCTGATAAG AGGCGGCCTCTGGAACGGGGAGACACAGAACTGGCTCCATCTTTTGAGCAGCGGGTACAAGTGATGCTACAGAGGATCGGCGTGAGCCGGGCCAGTGGGGGTGCCGAGAGCAAGAGGAAGCAA AGTAAAGACGGCGAGATCAAGAAGGCAGGCTCTGATG GTGACATTATGGACAGTTCCACAGAGACCCCTCCCATCTCAATCAAGTCCCGTACCCACTCTGTGTCTGCTG ATCCCTCATGCAGACCTGGGCCAGGAGGCCAGGGGCCTGAGTCTGCCACCTGGAAGACATTGGGACAGCAGCTGAATGCAGAGCTCAGAGGCCGTGGTTGGGGCCAACAGGATGGTCCAGGGCCCCCCTCCCCATGTCCCAGCCCAAGTCCCCGAAGAACCAGCCCCGCCCCAGACATCCTGAGTCTCCCAGAGGACCCCTGCTTGGGCCCTAGGAATGAAG ATGGCCAGCTGAGGCCGAGGCCTCTTTCGGCAGGCCGGCGAGCAGTGTCTGTGCATGAGGACCAGCTCCAGGCCCCCGCGG AACGGCCCCTCCGGCTGCAGCGCTCCCCTGTCCTCAAGCGTAGGCCGAAGCTCGAGGCACCCCCATCCCCAAGCTTAGGTGAGAGTGGGCACGGGCCAGCTGGGATGCTGATACGACTGCTCAGTACAAGCCTAGCATTGTTTCTCTCCATAACCCTTCACAGGCTCTGGCCTTGGATCCAAGCCTCTTCCTCCGTACCCCACAGAACCCTCCAGCCCTGA